Genomic segment of Salvelinus sp. IW2-2015 linkage group LG17, ASM291031v2, whole genome shotgun sequence:
aaaggtggtttctactgacaattgagatgtacaaactatggcataagggaacgacgagttgataagaggcaatccgtaatttcgattaagacatttatgagcgagctaggacagacgttgtcaatataactatttgttcagaacttttgaaatgtacagtgacaRaattcagaacatgggccattcttacagtattctccMTGtaaaccaagtcagaaccgtaggataaataaagggggcatataagcagacaatgaaagctcttacaatattcaatgattacattttgcTAAAATAGGCTTTAGGCTACATGTGGacatgcaccaccaagtcagaacagttagcaaattaagaggggaaaagggaccaaattattagcatgaggcacatgggctactaacagattactacacaacatacacttagtattactttcttagctacagtatacatatctccctggcatattacatcatttatgcagcagcatacaagacatttttcaactcaccttgttgtgctgtgttcactTCYttccaaaccactcattgttgaatttgcgatttccaacgtgttgtgtaatgtttatgtccaatggccgatgagcaccaataagTTTTATCTatgatttctcttcattatttatcttcatatgataaggatggaaaaggatttgccagtacattgtcgacttgattcatgatgatgactgctagctaagatttttaaagtatgatgttgacatgatcagtccaatcaaagctacgtgatttgatgtcattttatctgtggccaatgtcCTTGacccttcttggatgggcacttctaatgtaactctatggcatcacccaaggggctagaatgtTTGAGGTCTCCCCTTAGACTTcgcagtgatgtagtgtccccatgagtgacagaatactgagccaatcacggtgcaacgctccgtattttctgctggcttgccccaccaccacagaaagcactgagctaggctgaaacacctgcattttgtagctgccttattcaagaaaacaaaaaagagaccatgtttgtacgtggctttattaactcaatgatatatagatatatattttgacattgtttgcaaactgatatgtgacacgtattaatgccacaATAACATGCGAAACAGGCAAGCCCAAagaatgttattatttttttgcaaatgtggggctccatcactctcattcttggtcaaatagcccttgcacagcctggaggtgtgttttgggtcattgtcctgttgaaaaacaaatgatagtcccactaagcacaaaccaaatGAGATGGcgtattgctcgtgtttcttggccaaagcaagtctcttcttcacattggtgtcctttggtagtggttccattgcagcaattcaaccatgaaagtctgaatcacacagtctcctctgaagagttgatgttgagatgtgtctgttacttgaactctgtgaagcatttatttgggcagcaaattctgaggtgcagttaacgctAATGTTAACtataatgaacgtatcctctgttgcagaggtaactctgggtgttccgttcctgtggcggtcctcatgagagccagtttcatcatagYgcttaatggtttttgcgactgcacttgcagttcttgaaatattccggattgactgaccttcatgtcttaaagtaatgctggactgtcatttatctttgcttatttgagctgttcttgccataatatggactctgACTTAACAAATAGGTTTATCTTCTGAATACcaaacctaccttgtcacaacacaactgattgtctcaaatgcattaaggaaataaattccacaaatgaacttttaacaaggcacacctgctaattgaaatgcattctaagtgactacctcatgaagctggtcgagagaatgccaagagtgtgcaaagctgtcatcaaagacaaagggtggctactttgaagaatctcaaatgtaaaatatattttgatttgtttaacccttttatggtcactacatgattccatatgtgttatttaatagttttgatgtcttcactattattctacaatgtagaaaatagtaaaaaattaagaaaaacccttgaggtgtgtccaaacttttgactggtactgtagttactGCATGACTGACTAAGGCCTCTGTCTGCAGCCAAGAGTTCCATGGATGCCCATTCCGgtagagcaaaagagagaaagagggagcaaaagagagcaaaggagagagagagagtaaaagagagaaaaagagagagataaatactGAAGCCAAGACAGGTCTCTTGAGgtgaacccttttgggttccatctagaaccaaatacctgtaaccaaaaatggttcttcaaagggttctcctatggggacagctgaagaaccctgtTAAGTTCTAGAAAGCACCTTTTTTAAAGAGTGCACACACTATCTGGCCTCTCATTCCTCATCCATTTTTACATATGGTCTCTTTGACCTTTACACACCACTATTGCAGGTTTCACACACCTCAGGTTGGCCCAAGTCTCATACTATATGCAGCCATAAACTAGCTGAACTAATGCTGTTAATGACTCTCTTTCTCACTACACATCCCTCCAGGATACACAGTGAACCTGGTGAAGGAGAACCCAGTGTACGCAGGTCACTACGACCTGCTGCGCATGGTGTTGGACCAGCAGGGTCAGGGAGCCCTCCACAACCTGTTCGTCACCGTGTATGACTGCTCTGGTGTTCAGCTGCAGTCTCGGCAGGGCCTCTGGAACCAAGATTGGAGCGAGGGCTGTAGGGATTGTCATCGGTGTCATGCTGCTACTGCTAGGTAAGTCAATCTTAGGAGTAGGGTGAAGATTCCCCTAGATGTTAATTGTGGGccagttttgcattttccccactaatggttaaggttRggattgggggaggggaagctgatcttagatctgtgcctaggggaaacttcaccacTGATCTGAATCTTACACTTGAGAAAGACATGGCCTACATCCCCACCTAGTGTTGATTTGGTATAGTTCATTAGAACTTCAGTGTGTGTGGAGATTTGTGAGTTCCTCCTAGGTTTTCTRCTGTTGTCCCTCCTGTTGACCAGTAAAAGAGAACTGAAGCTGATccctacagatgaaaactctgAAGAACGTCAGATCAAATCTAACATTGAGATCCCAGGAACTGATTGCAAGGTAACAACAGACAACATTACCATCACATTCATCTCTGGTCATTGCTTTTTTCCCATCACACAATATGCTATTTTGATCATAGGTGCCTACACGTATCACACTCAAAGTGGACAGTCTGCTGGGAACAAAAGCTGCTTTTYTACCAATGTAAGATGCCGGTTAGGAAACCAGCAATATTTATTCACCAGTATTGTTTTGGTTCACACTGGGCATATTTGGCAAATGGAAAATTGTTGATCCATGCAAAGTAAATATGATACTATCTTTCCCCAGGCTGTACAGAGGTCCGCCAGTATGCGAGCATCGGTATGTTCAGGATAATCAGGGTATTTTTCCTCATACCAATAGCAACAGGAACAGTTTCAACGATTAACCTCTCTGCGCAAGGTAGGCTAYATAAGTCTAATAAATCTACTACCTTCATCCACTTTTGACCTGTCAATTAACTTTTCAGTGGCACTGAACTACAGCAACATTTTGAATTTGGTTTCAGAGTGCGCCCACAAAATTACACTCCAATGGTTATGGACAGGCATTTCAAGATCTAAAATTTCAATTAAACTTGTCAACTATTTTTTCTGAAACTTTCACTTGATTAATGTTGCATTGtattggttgtgtgtgtagtgatagTATGTTTCTGATCACTCAGGGGTCAATGATGAGCAGATCAATGATGACAAAAACAAGATACTCCTCATGGGGAGAAAATAATTCTCTCAATAACGCCAGGCCCTTGATGACTCTACTCAATCATGTAACAATGTGTAACAGTCATAAACAATCATGACTGTGACAAAAAACAAACTGTTtctaatgtatattttttaaatctatctGGTGAACTCTATTCCTTCATTAACCTTTTTGTGACCTccaatccctccatccttctccagAGGATGTTCATTCTGCAGGTTCCCGGAGAGGAGCTGGGGGACTATGCCCCCCACCCCTACRCTAAAGAGGGGGACCTAGAGCACCCAGAGCACCCAGCTGGAGGTCGGTCTATCTCCATCCCCGAGACCCCCTTCGACCAGGAAAAGCTACTCTACCCGGGCGCCAGGTTCAACACGCTGGCCTCCATTTGCAACACCCCATACCCCAGCGCATCCTAAGCCCACCTTGCCCTCACCCTCTTGGGCAAGAGGCTCTGCCAGGACTGGCTAGTTAGCATGGGCATAACAGGCTAGGTACCGGCCACTTTCATAGATTATAAATTGAACTGGATCACTCATGCTTAAAAATGAAGTAGAACAGCAAACCTGCTCATGCAAAATCTGGATAACAAGCAATGTTaaacttattttattttattttttaagcaTAAAATACACAGGACTATGGAGATCAATGACCAATACAAAGACCAAGATGGAACTCAGTGCTGGAAGGAAAATAAATGCAATTTACCAATGGATCTTACATGGGCAGTAGCTATGTACAGCTGTGCTGTAGGGATCCTGGTTGTACATATCAGGCATGCTACATTCTACTCTACACTGGCCAGGGCCCACTTTGGCTGTATTGACCAGCCAGCAAAAAACAAAAGGATTTCTGCACTGAGAACAGACCAGGGAAGTGAGCAACATGGAGTGGAAAATACTTGAATGTCAATTACTTTTTAGCTTTGATTTTACAAATGCGATGGCTGCAATGAAATAGTGTTATAAtggtgaatgagagagaaagaggtcatTCTTTTAACATACCACACCATCTCTTACCCACATACGTCAAGCCAAAAATTGTCTAATGATGTTATATATGATGGTCATGTTTAAGATTATTATCAATTAAACACTTGGGCTTTAAGGTTTGGGCTTAGGTCCAGTTGTTTTATTTGGGTGTATATTTTGGGGTTGTCTTTTAATGTATATTCTATGTGGTATGTAAATAAGGGTAATAGCTTTTAtattcattttgttttatttatgtaGAAAAGCATTCAATCCACTGACTTACAATAAGCAAGAATTGAGTTCTGTGGCATATTTTCATACGTCTCAAGTCACGGTATCAATGAAACAACCATCTTCGCAAAATATGAACTTACTGTAATTTAATGTTAAATTCCCAACCATCAGTAGCATCAACATGTCCATAGCGAAACATaggcacaagtgtgtgtgtgtgtgttgtgtattcacTTGGGAATGTAGCCAGCCTGCAGGAACCAGTGGTAGGCGGAGAGAGCACTGGGTGTGATCTCCTGCTCCACCTGGAAACCTTTCTGTGGGTAGTCACGGATCCTCTCTAGAACACCTGGAACACACAAAGTTTACACCTTACTCACAGCATCATACTTATGTCTGTTGTTTCTACACGGCTGTAAGTGAAATGGTTGGCAACGGGGCAACGTCTTTTAGAATATTTGATTCTGAATGCCTTCATACATTCCTGCACTAGAAAGATGACATGTGggcttaaatatttattttacatgGTCTAAATGCTTTAAGACAACACACAAGTCCTGGGATTATGGACAGAGTACATACCTAGCATGTATGTTATGAGGTCCGTGGCAGTGCCCACAGTGGGGTGGGGGTAGGCAGAGATKCCCATCTGGGGGGAGGTAACGATGGCATGCGTGTGTTCCCCTTGGTCAGGCCACTGGCGCAGGAATGTTGCAGAGACCCTGCGCTCCATAAAGGGCTGCTGGACCAGGATCACCCTGTTGGCTGGGGTAGACATGACAACCACTAATGGGTACATGACAAAATACACATTGGCATACTGTACATAggaatcacaggaggttggtggcaccttaactggagAGGACGGGctcttggtaatggctggagtggaatgggatcaaatacatcaaacacatggaaaccatgtgtttgatggcaTTCAATTTTTTTCTGTtcaggccattattatgagccgtcctcccctcaacagcctcctgtaATAGGAATACAATATTGGCTTGGCTGAAATGTGTTCCAGTGATTCAGTTGTGCTGTCCTGCCCCCTAGCTGTAGAATAACGCTACAACAATAACAGACATTTCATATGAAAGGTTCTCCATCAGTGTGTCTAATGAGGAGAGTCTCACCTGGGATGTTTCTCTCCTTGAGGAGCCTGTATGAGAAGCAGATGTTGTCTCCAGTGTTGGTGGCCTCTGTCTCCAGCAGTATGTTCCCCCTGGGCACTCCCATCCTCAGAGCCACATCCAGGAACACGTCAGCCTCTGGCCTCGACCACACACCTGGACCACACAAGACACACATCAGACATTAGAGACATTGGATAGAAAGATGGTATGTGTGCGTGCCTTTGTGCTTTCTTGCATTGGCAggaagagggacagaaagagagaatgatGCTCAGTCTTGCTGACCTGCAGTCTGGTTGCCTTTGTAACCAGTGAAGAGCAGCCAAGGAGCCCATCCTTCCAGGAAGAGAGAAGCTGACCTCTCCGCCACACGCACATCGTGGCAACCCAGGCCTATTATGACATCACTCTGAGATCAGACAGGATTATAATGCAATTTCAGATACATAAATTATGACATCACTATGACAGGATTATGGCATTTCAGAGGACATCATGGCATTTCAAATTATGACATCACTGACAGAACATACATGATTATTCAACAGAGGAGACAGCATTGAGAGAAAATCTAGGAGTATGACATCATCCTAAGAGGACAGATCATTATGCTGTTATTTTTGTTGAAGCCAGAAGAGCATATCATataatcatatcaaatcaaaagaTAATGGGGAAGGAAGTTGCATCATACTGTTTACAATTCTGATTGCAGTTCATTTTAAATGCATCCAGTCAAAACGTATCTTATGTGTATGTACAATCAGATATGAAGGCTTGCCTTTTCCAGAGAATGGTGCAGACAAAGGTAGTCCCACAGAATTCT
This window contains:
- the LOC111976356 gene encoding uncharacterized protein SCO4629 isoform X2; amino-acid sequence: MDNESEKWARILWDYLCLHHSLEKSDVIIGLGCHDVRVAERSASLFLEGWAPWLLFTGYKGNQTAGVWSRPEADVFLDVALRMGVPRGNILLETEATNTGDNICFSYRLLKERNIPANRVILVQQPFMERRVSATFLRQWPDQGEHTHAIVTSPQMGISAYPHPTVGTATDLITYMLGVLERIRDYPQKGFQVEQEITPSALSAYHWFLQAGYIPK
- the LOC111976356 gene encoding uncharacterized protein SCO4629 isoform X1 — protein: MRVKLSSWISFRLANHNNAIEWNLQWNMPEHWQCILDQHVREMDNESEKWARILWDYLCLHHSLEKSDVIIGLGCHDVRVAERSASLFLEGWAPWLLFTGYKGNQTAGVWSRPEADVFLDVALRMGVPRGNILLETEATNTGDNICFSYRLLKERNIPANRVILVQQPFMERRVSATFLRQWPDQGEHTHAIVTSPQMGISAYPHPTVGTATDLITYMLGVLERIRDYPQKGFQVEQEITPSALSAYHWFLQAGYIPK